In one Desulfoferula mesophila genomic region, the following are encoded:
- a CDS encoding GatB/YqeY domain-containing protein has translation MSLAQTVEADLKNALKSRDELTTSCLRLVRAAFKNQEKEQRRPLNGEEEIKILSTLAKQRRDSIEQFTKGGRQDLADKEQAELNIIEAYLPTQLDPQAVAQVVDEVFAELNPQGMKDMGAVMKEAMARMAGQADGKLVNQLVRQKLQNS, from the coding sequence GTGAGCTTGGCCCAGACGGTCGAGGCGGACCTTAAGAACGCCCTTAAGTCCAGGGATGAGTTGACCACCAGTTGCCTGCGATTGGTGCGCGCCGCCTTCAAAAACCAGGAAAAAGAGCAGAGGCGCCCCCTGAATGGCGAAGAGGAGATCAAAATTCTCTCCACGTTGGCCAAACAGCGCCGCGATTCCATAGAACAGTTCACCAAGGGCGGGCGCCAGGACCTGGCCGACAAGGAGCAGGCCGAGCTCAACATCATCGAGGCCTATCTGCCCACCCAGTTGGACCCCCAGGCGGTGGCCCAGGTGGTGGACGAGGTGTTCGCGGAGCTCAACCCCCAGGGCATGAAGGACATGGGGGCGGTGATGAAAGAGGCCATGGCCCGCATGGCCGGGCAGGCCGACGGCAAGCTGGTGAACCAGCTGGTGCGCCAGAAGCTGCAAAACTCCTAG
- a CDS encoding acetoin utilization protein AcuC — protein MAPNKALSEPAYLYTDEFQRFDYGPQHPMRMRRLALTNELIGLCRLEAPPTSFEPASFEELMIYHDRRYLETLRELSASSLASGYVAFGLGPADNPIFEGMYELSALIAGGSLAAARLVSREGFPAAFNISGGMHHAITARAAGFCYVNDPVLAIRRLAREGKRVAYVDIDAHHGDGVQWAFFETDQVLTISLHQHPATLFPGTGYQEEMGRGAGKGFSVNLPLWIDTDDDVFIESFEEVVPPLLTAFAPDYVVTQLGVDTFMTDPLANLNLTTKGFGYAVRRFKDLAWGRWIVLGGGGYNLVNVARAWTLAWAIISGQEGLVPDELPGEFVERHRVHPDDRRLLDGDVQLRGRHWYRAQRDAAEAVEFIKKNHFPIIGA, from the coding sequence ATGGCTCCCAACAAAGCGTTGTCCGAGCCGGCCTATCTCTACACCGATGAATTTCAGCGCTTTGATTATGGGCCGCAACATCCCATGCGCATGCGGCGCTTGGCCCTGACCAACGAGCTGATCGGCCTGTGCCGTCTGGAGGCGCCCCCCACTTCCTTCGAGCCCGCCAGCTTCGAAGAGCTGATGATCTACCACGACCGCCGCTATCTGGAGACCCTGCGGGAGCTCTCGGCCAGCTCCCTGGCCAGCGGTTACGTGGCCTTCGGCCTGGGGCCGGCGGACAACCCCATCTTTGAGGGCATGTACGAGCTGTCCGCCCTCATCGCCGGAGGCAGCCTGGCCGCCGCGCGCCTGGTGAGCCGCGAGGGCTTTCCGGCGGCCTTCAACATCTCGGGAGGCATGCACCACGCCATCACCGCCCGGGCCGCCGGGTTCTGCTATGTCAACGACCCGGTGCTGGCCATCCGCCGCCTGGCCCGGGAGGGCAAGCGGGTGGCCTACGTGGACATCGACGCCCACCACGGCGACGGGGTGCAGTGGGCCTTTTTCGAGACCGACCAGGTGCTCACCATCAGCCTGCACCAGCATCCGGCCACCTTGTTCCCCGGCACCGGCTATCAGGAGGAGATGGGCCGGGGCGCGGGCAAGGGCTTTTCGGTGAACCTGCCCCTGTGGATCGACACCGACGACGACGTGTTCATCGAGAGCTTCGAGGAGGTGGTGCCTCCCCTGCTCACCGCCTTCGCCCCGGATTACGTGGTGACCCAGCTGGGGGTGGACACCTTCATGACCGACCCCCTGGCCAACCTGAACCTTACCACCAAGGGCTTCGGCTACGCGGTGCGCCGCTTCAAGGACCTGGCCTGGGGCCGCTGGATCGTGCTGGGCGGGGGGGGATACAACCTGGTCAACGTGGCCCGGGCCTGGACCCTGGCCTGGGCCATCATCAGCGGCCAAGAGGGCCTGGTGCCCGACGAGCTGCCCGGAGAATTCGTGGAGCGCCACCGGGTGCACCCCGACGATCGCCGCCTGCTCGACGGCGACGTGCAGCTCAGGGGGCGCCACTGGTACCGGGCCCAGCGCGACGCCGCCGAGGCGGTGGAGTTCATCAAAAAGAACCACTTCCCCATCATAGGCGCCTGA
- a CDS encoding NAD+ synthase encodes MPILRIAQAQINPTVGDISANLALICEQAHAARAAGAHLVTFPELALTGYPPEDLLLKPRFLADSRAAMRELARNCSQTNMVVGFADADPELGRCYNAAAVLSQGEVMAVYRKKELPNYGVFDEMRYFAPGNQCLLLDLGQVRLMVTICEDVWVEGDDCEICALRQKAQVVLNLSASPFHAGKLDIRKQIIARFAQNTGSYVCYNNMVGGQDELVFDGGSLVISPQGETVACSPRFKPDLQVVDLELPPAVELPDLEDAPGVTSLRLPLPFPEPPRPKAPYCATEMGYLAETYAALVLGTRDYMGKNGFKRVVLGLSGGIDSALTACVAVEALGRENVTGVTMPSQFTSGETRGDAELLAANLGIRLLTVPVAHIYHIYLDELREAFGPGPAGVEHENLQARIRGNILMALSNRFGWLVLTTGNKSETAVGYCTLYGDMAGGFAVIKDVPKTLVYKLSDYVNQKARRELIPVTTIARPPSAELRPDQKDSDSLPPYEVLDPILEAYVENDLVLDEIVAQGYDPTTVRDVIRLVDINEYKRRQAPPGVKITPKAFGRDRRLPITNHYRPGFGAKL; translated from the coding sequence ATGCCCATCCTGCGAATCGCCCAGGCCCAGATCAACCCCACCGTGGGAGACATCAGCGCCAACCTGGCCCTGATCTGCGAGCAGGCACACGCCGCCCGGGCCGCCGGGGCCCATCTGGTCACCTTTCCCGAGCTGGCCCTCACCGGCTACCCTCCCGAAGACCTGCTGTTGAAGCCCCGCTTTTTGGCCGACAGCCGGGCGGCGATGCGCGAGTTGGCTAGGAACTGCTCCCAGACCAACATGGTGGTGGGCTTTGCCGACGCCGACCCGGAGCTGGGCCGCTGCTACAACGCGGCGGCGGTGCTCAGCCAGGGAGAGGTGATGGCGGTGTATCGCAAAAAAGAGCTGCCCAACTACGGGGTCTTCGACGAAATGCGCTATTTCGCGCCGGGAAACCAGTGCCTGCTGTTGGATCTGGGCCAGGTGCGCCTGATGGTGACCATCTGTGAAGACGTCTGGGTGGAGGGCGATGATTGCGAAATCTGCGCCCTGCGGCAAAAGGCCCAGGTGGTGCTCAACCTGTCCGCCTCGCCCTTCCACGCGGGCAAGCTGGACATCCGCAAACAGATCATAGCCCGCTTCGCCCAGAACACCGGTTCCTACGTCTGCTACAACAACATGGTGGGCGGCCAGGACGAGCTGGTGTTCGACGGCGGTAGCCTGGTCATCTCTCCCCAGGGGGAGACCGTGGCCTGCTCCCCGCGCTTCAAGCCGGACTTGCAGGTGGTGGACCTGGAGCTGCCGCCGGCGGTGGAGTTGCCCGACCTGGAGGACGCGCCCGGGGTGACCTCCCTGCGCCTGCCCCTGCCCTTTCCCGAACCCCCGCGCCCCAAGGCGCCTTACTGCGCCACGGAGATGGGCTATTTGGCCGAGACCTACGCGGCCCTGGTCTTGGGCACCCGCGACTACATGGGCAAAAACGGCTTCAAGCGGGTGGTGCTGGGGCTTTCGGGCGGCATCGATTCGGCCCTGACCGCCTGCGTGGCGGTGGAGGCCCTGGGCCGGGAAAACGTGACCGGGGTGACCATGCCCAGCCAGTTCACCTCCGGCGAAACCCGCGGGGACGCTGAACTCTTGGCCGCCAACCTGGGCATCAGGCTGCTCACCGTGCCCGTGGCCCACATCTACCACATCTACCTGGACGAGCTCAGGGAGGCCTTTGGCCCCGGCCCGGCGGGGGTGGAGCACGAGAACCTGCAGGCCCGCATCCGGGGCAACATCCTCATGGCCCTGTCCAACCGCTTCGGCTGGCTGGTGCTAACCACAGGCAACAAAAGCGAGACCGCGGTGGGCTATTGCACCCTCTACGGCGACATGGCCGGCGGCTTCGCGGTGATCAAGGACGTGCCCAAGACCCTGGTCTACAAGCTTTCGGATTATGTCAACCAGAAGGCCCGGCGGGAATTGATCCCCGTGACCACCATCGCGCGGCCGCCCTCGGCCGAGCTAAGGCCCGACCAAAAGGACAGCGACTCGCTGCCGCCCTACGAGGTGCTCGACCCCATCCTGGAAGCCTACGTGGAAAACGACCTGGTGCTGGACGAGATCGTGGCCCAGGGCTATGATCCGACCACGGTGCGCGACGTGATCCGCTTGGTGGACATCAACGAGTACAAGCGCCGCCAGGCCCCGCCGGGGGTGAAAATCACCCCCAAGGCCTTTGGCCGGGACCGGCGCCTGCCCATCACCAACCATTACCGGCCGGGCTTTGGCGCCAAGCTTTAA
- the nifA gene encoding nif-specific transcriptional activator NifA, giving the protein MSPNTAPYQREVKELSLLFEISRTLERSMDLRDVVAPVLELISNHMGMMRGTITLLNRETGEILIEAAHGLSAKQRERGRYKLGEGVTGQVVQSGRAMVVEHIGDEPHFLDRTGARSKLDKSDISFICVPIKLGNEVIGALSADRLFQNTVSLEEDVRLMSVIGSMIAQGVRLRQEVMEEQQRLREENDRLQESLRDRFHPTNIIGKSKAMQMVYDLIAQVCQSNTTVLIRGESGTGKELVAHAIHYNSLRSAKPFIKVNCAALPESVIESELFGHEKGSFTGAHNQRKGRFELADGGTIFLDEVGDLSPATQVKLLRVLQEREFERVGGTETIKSDVRVIAATNRELEKLLETGTFRQDLYYRLNVFPIHVPPLRERGTDVLLLANHFAERFSEANGKTIRRISTPAIDMLMTYHWPGNVRELENYIERAVILSSDEVIHGHNLPPTLQTAEASGTQHQGTLKSTLENVEKELIADALKNSRGNKALAARNLGISERLMGLRVKRYRIDPRRFRTKK; this is encoded by the coding sequence ATGAGCCCCAATACCGCACCTTATCAGCGCGAGGTCAAGGAGCTGTCGCTGCTCTTCGAGATCAGCCGGACCCTGGAGCGCAGCATGGACCTCAGGGACGTCGTGGCCCCGGTATTGGAGCTGATCTCCAATCATATGGGCATGATGCGCGGCACCATCACCCTGCTGAACCGGGAGACCGGGGAGATATTGATCGAGGCGGCCCACGGGCTTAGCGCCAAACAGCGTGAACGGGGCCGCTACAAGCTGGGCGAGGGCGTTACCGGCCAGGTGGTGCAGTCCGGCCGCGCCATGGTGGTGGAGCACATCGGTGACGAACCCCACTTCCTGGACCGCACCGGGGCGCGCAGCAAGCTGGACAAAAGCGACATCTCCTTTATCTGTGTGCCCATCAAGCTGGGCAACGAGGTGATCGGGGCGCTGAGCGCCGACCGCCTGTTCCAGAACACGGTGTCCCTGGAAGAAGACGTGCGGCTGATGAGCGTCATCGGCTCCATGATCGCCCAGGGGGTGCGCCTGCGCCAGGAGGTGATGGAGGAGCAGCAGCGCCTGCGCGAGGAAAACGACCGACTGCAGGAATCCCTGCGCGACCGCTTTCATCCTACTAATATAATTGGCAAATCCAAGGCCATGCAGATGGTGTACGACCTCATCGCCCAGGTTTGCCAAAGCAACACCACCGTATTGATCCGGGGAGAAAGCGGCACCGGCAAGGAGTTGGTGGCCCACGCCATCCACTACAACAGCTTGCGCTCCGCCAAACCCTTCATCAAGGTCAACTGCGCGGCCCTGCCCGAGAGCGTCATCGAAAGCGAGCTGTTCGGCCACGAGAAAGGCTCCTTCACGGGGGCGCACAACCAACGCAAGGGTCGCTTCGAGCTGGCCGACGGGGGCACCATTTTCCTGGACGAGGTGGGCGACTTGTCCCCGGCCACCCAGGTGAAGCTGCTGCGGGTTTTGCAGGAACGCGAGTTCGAGCGGGTGGGCGGCACCGAAACCATCAAAAGCGACGTGCGGGTCATCGCCGCCACCAACCGAGAGCTGGAAAAGCTCTTGGAAACCGGCACGTTTCGCCAAGACCTCTACTACCGGCTCAACGTGTTCCCCATCCACGTGCCGCCTCTAAGGGAGCGGGGCACCGACGTGTTGCTCCTGGCCAACCACTTCGCCGAAAGATTCAGCGAAGCCAACGGCAAGACCATCCGGCGCATCTCCACCCCGGCCATCGACATGCTCATGACCTACCACTGGCCGGGCAACGTGCGCGAATTGGAGAACTATATAGAGCGTGCGGTGATCCTGTCTTCCGACGAGGTCATCCACGGCCACAACCTGCCGCCCACCCTGCAGACCGCCGAAGCCTCGGGCACCCAGCACCAAGGCACCTTGAAATCCACCCTGGAAAACGTGGAAAAGGAGCTGATCGCGGACGCGCTCAAAAATTCCCGGGGCAACAAGGCCCTGGCCGCGCGCAACCTGGGAATCAGCGAGCGGCTCATGGGGCTGAGGGTCAAGCGGTATAGGATCGACCCGCGCAGGTTCCGTACGAAAAAGTAA
- a CDS encoding DUF2333 family protein → MKAEQTGDSQSGGTSWFNPLAQGLSPLGRAWRVFLWAFLLYVISAPFIMWYEYDRAFPPFFNPVPAQGQGQENQKAAVPGEVFTATLVTLSQNMLESWLPNDAIYPSVLLDNPQNFQLGQLEIIRYSTRVLRDKLSRQRTTDKIDPQADRAFTDFSNNPHLWIFPAAEAKFADGVKALRAYAQGLPKNESHFYPRADNLIELLEQYTSLLGGVDTRLANAPRDVSRRLSEETAGDSTQQGEQVVKVKVPWTQIDDNFYFARGVAYAMYEMMLAVRWEFREVLQIKRSGELMDSIVSDLRLADFEPLMVLNGSRDSVFANHSLKLMATLENVRQKMINLQQMLER, encoded by the coding sequence ATGAAAGCAGAGCAGACCGGCGATTCCCAATCGGGAGGAACCTCCTGGTTCAATCCCCTGGCCCAAGGCTTGAGCCCGTTGGGCCGCGCCTGGCGCGTGTTCCTCTGGGCCTTCTTGCTCTACGTGATCTCGGCGCCCTTTATCATGTGGTACGAATACGACCGCGCCTTCCCGCCCTTTTTCAATCCGGTCCCCGCCCAGGGGCAAGGCCAGGAGAATCAAAAGGCCGCCGTACCCGGCGAGGTGTTCACCGCCACCCTGGTCACCCTCAGCCAGAACATGCTGGAATCCTGGCTGCCCAACGACGCGATCTATCCCTCCGTGCTCCTGGACAACCCCCAGAACTTCCAGTTGGGCCAGTTGGAGATCATCCGCTACTCCACCCGGGTGCTCCGGGACAAGCTCTCGCGCCAGCGCACCACCGACAAGATCGATCCCCAGGCCGACCGGGCCTTCACCGATTTTTCCAACAACCCCCATCTTTGGATCTTCCCGGCGGCCGAAGCCAAGTTCGCCGACGGGGTCAAGGCGCTCAGGGCCTATGCCCAGGGTCTGCCCAAGAACGAAAGCCACTTCTATCCCCGAGCCGACAATCTCATCGAGCTGTTGGAGCAGTACACCAGCCTTTTGGGCGGGGTGGACACCCGGCTGGCCAACGCCCCCCGCGACGTGAGCCGCCGCCTGAGCGAGGAGACCGCCGGCGACAGCACCCAGCAGGGCGAACAGGTGGTCAAGGTCAAGGTGCCCTGGACCCAGATCGACGACAACTTCTATTTCGCCCGGGGCGTGGCCTACGCCATGTACGAAATGATGCTGGCCGTCCGCTGGGAGTTCCGCGAGGTTTTGCAGATCAAGCGCTCCGGCGAGTTGATGGACAGCATCGTGAGCGATCTTCGCCTGGCCGACTTCGAGCCGCTGATGGTGCTCAACGGCTCGCGGGATTCCGTCTTCGCCAATCACAGCCTCAAGCTCATGGCCACCCTGGAGAACGTGCGCCAAAAGATGATCAACCTGCAACAGATGCTGGAGCGTTGA
- the icd gene encoding isocitrate dehydrogenase (NADP(+)) — protein sequence MTSDLQSKLPEGAEFIKQRSDGSLEVPSQPAVGFIEGDGTGPDIWHASRLVLDAAVQGSYGGARRIHWVELMAGEKAYEQTGEHLPAATVDNIRELKVAIKGPLTTPVGGGFRSINVTLRQVLDLYACIRPVRYIPGVPSPVQRPEAVDMVIFRENTEDVYAGIEWAAGSAEAAKLITFMNDQMGTKLDREAAIGIKPMSKFKSQRLIRRALDYALGRGRESLTLVHKGNIMKFTEGAFKDWGYELAAQEYAGRYVTEGQEIALGQVVVKDRIADNMFQQALLRPEEYAVLATPNLNGDYISDALAAQVGGLGMAPGANIGDEAAVFEATHGSAPKYAGLDKVNPGSVILSGAMLLEHLGWLEAAEKIAPALSRAILAGEVTYDLARQIPGAREVACSAFAQRVAEQL from the coding sequence ATGACCAGCGATCTGCAAAGCAAGCTTCCCGAGGGGGCCGAGTTCATCAAACAGCGCTCCGACGGCTCCCTGGAGGTGCCCAGCCAACCGGCGGTGGGCTTCATCGAGGGCGACGGCACCGGCCCGGACATCTGGCACGCCTCGCGCCTGGTTTTGGACGCGGCGGTGCAAGGGTCCTACGGCGGGGCGCGGCGCATCCACTGGGTGGAGCTCATGGCCGGGGAAAAGGCCTATGAGCAAACCGGCGAGCATCTGCCCGCCGCCACGGTGGATAATATCCGCGAGCTCAAGGTGGCCATCAAGGGCCCCCTCACCACCCCGGTGGGCGGCGGCTTCCGCTCCATCAACGTGACCCTGCGCCAGGTGCTGGACCTCTACGCCTGCATCCGCCCGGTGCGCTACATCCCCGGCGTGCCCAGCCCGGTCCAGCGCCCCGAGGCGGTGGACATGGTGATCTTCCGCGAGAACACCGAGGACGTCTACGCGGGCATCGAGTGGGCGGCGGGCTCCGCCGAGGCGGCCAAACTGATCACGTTCATGAACGATCAAATGGGCACCAAGCTGGACCGGGAAGCGGCCATCGGCATCAAGCCCATGAGCAAGTTCAAGAGCCAGCGCCTGATCCGTCGGGCCCTGGACTATGCCCTGGGCCGGGGCCGCGAATCGCTGACCCTGGTGCACAAGGGCAACATCATGAAGTTCACCGAGGGGGCCTTCAAGGACTGGGGCTACGAGCTGGCCGCCCAGGAATACGCGGGCCGCTACGTGACCGAGGGCCAGGAAATCGCCCTGGGTCAGGTGGTGGTCAAGGACCGCATCGCCGACAACATGTTCCAGCAGGCCCTCTTGCGGCCCGAGGAATACGCTGTATTGGCCACCCCCAACCTCAACGGCGACTACATCAGCGACGCCCTGGCCGCCCAGGTGGGCGGGCTGGGCATGGCCCCGGGCGCCAACATCGGCGACGAGGCGGCGGTGTTCGAGGCCACCCACGGCTCGGCTCCCAAGTACGCGGGCCTGGACAAGGTAAACCCCGGCTCGGTGATCCTCTCCGGGGCCATGCTGCTGGAGCATCTGGGCTGGCTGGAGGCGGCCGAGAAGATCGCCCCGGCCCTGTCGCGGGCCATCCTGGCCGGCGAGGTCACCTACGACCTGGCCCGCCAGATTCCCGGCGCCCGCGAGGTGGCCTGCTCGGCCTTTGCCCAGCGGGTGGCGGAGCAGCTCTAG
- the lepB gene encoding signal peptidase I, translating into MKEEQPPSQGALKRFLRGWGGALLWALVISAVLRAGAVQASWVPSGSMEPTLLPGDHMLVNRLCYDLKLPFTDLVLAPLVDPRRGDVVVFKNPQGHGSDFVKRIVGLPGETVEIRGEVVYINGRPLAHDWGRYAPRSHAGERFGPFTVPQGSYFMMGDNRDNSYDSRFWNQGRGGFVPRQEIVGRAEVVLWSWKQFPISLRLGRLVHVID; encoded by the coding sequence ATGAAAGAAGAACAGCCACCAAGCCAGGGAGCGCTCAAGCGTTTCCTGCGCGGCTGGGGCGGAGCCCTGCTGTGGGCCCTGGTCATCAGCGCGGTGCTCAGGGCCGGGGCGGTGCAGGCCTCCTGGGTGCCCTCGGGCTCCATGGAGCCCACCCTGCTGCCCGGCGACCACATGCTGGTCAACAGGCTGTGCTACGACCTAAAGCTTCCCTTCACCGACCTGGTGCTGGCCCCGCTGGTCGATCCCCGGCGCGGCGACGTGGTGGTTTTCAAGAACCCCCAGGGGCACGGCTCCGACTTCGTGAAGCGCATCGTGGGCCTGCCGGGCGAGACGGTGGAGATCCGCGGCGAGGTGGTCTACATCAACGGACGGCCCCTGGCCCATGACTGGGGCCGCTACGCGCCCCGCTCCCACGCGGGCGAGCGTTTCGGGCCCTTCACCGTGCCCCAAGGCAGCTACTTCATGATGGGCGACAACCGCGACAACTCCTATGATTCGCGCTTCTGGAACCAGGGCCGCGGCGGCTTCGTGCCCCGGCAAGAGATCGTGGGCCGAGCCGAGGTGGTGCTGTGGTCTTGGAAACAGTTCCCCATCAGCCTGCGCCTGGGCCGCCTGGTCCACGTTATAGATTGA
- the rfaE2 gene encoding D-glycero-beta-D-manno-heptose 1-phosphate adenylyltransferase, translating into MPDTSQKIMIQERAVELARAAQAAGKKVVFTNGCFDLLHAGHVDLIERARALGDLLILGLNSDEGVRAQNKGPERPIVPEAQRARVVAGLQAVDAVVFFSQPTPLELIEAIAPDVLVKGGDWPEEKIVGASLVRARGGQVYSLPLVPGLSTTALVNKLKSSRP; encoded by the coding sequence ATGCCGGACACCAGCCAAAAAATCATGATCCAAGAGCGGGCCGTGGAGCTGGCCCGCGCCGCCCAGGCGGCGGGCAAGAAGGTGGTGTTCACCAACGGCTGCTTCGACCTGTTGCACGCCGGGCACGTGGACCTCATCGAGCGCGCCCGCGCCCTGGGCGATCTCTTGATCCTGGGGCTCAACAGCGACGAGGGGGTGCGGGCCCAGAACAAGGGCCCCGAACGGCCCATAGTGCCCGAGGCCCAGCGGGCCCGCGTGGTGGCCGGCCTGCAGGCGGTGGACGCGGTGGTGTTTTTCAGCCAGCCCACCCCCTTGGAATTGATCGAGGCCATCGCCCCGGACGTCTTGGTCAAGGGCGGCGACTGGCCCGAGGAAAAGATCGTGGGAGCCTCCTTGGTGCGCGCCCGGGGGGGCCAGGTTTACTCCCTGCCCCTGGTGCCGGGTCTGTCCACCACCGCCCTGGTGAACAAGCTCAAGTCTTCCCGCCCTTGA
- a CDS encoding ComF family protein → MAEAGAWSLANLAQGLRDLIFPPACPACGGPVEPEAFLCPACAEQVQAPPAPACRICGRPGHAWHCPACAAAPPAFDAARALALHQGPLAEAVRGFKYQRRFWLGQGLARLLGAAPRSWWATADLIAPVPLHPRRLISRGFNQALVLAQGLPGGQGLELAPRLLRRKRYTRPQVGLDPKARQRNVEGAFALSPAWREKVPGAWVLLVDDVYTTGATVNECAKVLKQAGAARVEVLTLVRATGCGG, encoded by the coding sequence ATGGCCGAAGCGGGGGCGTGGTCGCTGGCCAACCTGGCCCAAGGCCTGCGCGACCTGATCTTCCCGCCCGCCTGCCCCGCCTGCGGCGGCCCGGTGGAGCCCGAGGCCTTTCTCTGCCCCGCCTGCGCCGAGCAGGTGCAGGCCCCCCCCGCCCCCGCCTGCCGCATCTGCGGGCGGCCCGGCCACGCCTGGCACTGCCCGGCCTGCGCCGCCGCGCCCCCGGCCTTTGACGCCGCCCGCGCCCTGGCCCTGCACCAGGGGCCCCTGGCCGAGGCGGTGCGCGGTTTCAAGTATCAGCGCCGCTTTTGGCTGGGCCAGGGCCTGGCCCGCCTGCTGGGGGCCGCCCCCCGTTCCTGGTGGGCCACCGCCGACCTCATCGCCCCGGTGCCCCTGCATCCCCGCCGCCTGATTAGCCGCGGCTTCAACCAGGCCCTGGTCTTGGCCCAAGGCCTGCCCGGCGGCCAGGGGCTGGAGTTGGCCCCCCGCCTGTTGCGGCGAAAGCGTTATACTAGACCCCAGGTGGGCCTGGACCCCAAGGCCCGGCAGCGCAACGTGGAGGGAGCTTTCGCTCTGTCCCCGGCCTGGCGGGAAAAGGTGCCGGGAGCCTGGGTGCTGCTGGTGGACGACGTGTACACCACCGGGGCCACGGTGAACGAATGCGCCAAGGTGCTCAAACAGGCGGGCGCCGCGCGGGTGGAGGTGCTCACCCTGGTGCGGGCCACGGGCTGCGGCGGTTGA
- a CDS encoding YkgJ family cysteine cluster protein has protein sequence MKPKKHRAPFECQRCNDCCQGRGGIFLEAGEIAAAAALVDLSPDQFIARHCRERDGRYEVLVGADGACGLMGPQGCRIHQAKPAICRRWPFFPGILANPSAFEDARQACPGIDPDISHEEFVAYARTQGYSEEKS, from the coding sequence ATGAAACCCAAAAAACACCGGGCTCCCTTCGAGTGCCAGCGCTGCAACGATTGTTGCCAGGGGCGGGGAGGCATCTTCCTGGAGGCCGGGGAAATCGCCGCCGCCGCCGCGCTCGTCGACCTGAGCCCCGATCAGTTCATAGCCCGCCACTGCCGGGAGCGCGATGGGCGCTACGAGGTTTTGGTGGGAGCCGACGGGGCCTGCGGCCTCATGGGCCCCCAAGGTTGCCGCATCCACCAGGCCAAGCCGGCCATCTGCCGCCGCTGGCCCTTTTTTCCGGGCATCCTGGCCAATCCCAGCGCCTTTGAGGACGCCCGCCAAGCCTGCCCCGGCATAGACCCCGATATCTCCCACGAAGAGTTCGTGGCCTATGCCCGCACGCAGGGCTACAGCGAGGAAAAATCCTAG